The proteins below are encoded in one region of Deltaproteobacteria bacterium:
- a CDS encoding DnaJ C-terminal domain-containing protein: MAKKDYYEILGISRDVIEEDIKKAYRELAKKYHPDLHPGDKAMEARFKEINEAYEILKDPKKREQYDRFGNAAFEPGFQGTRTYTYPWGSGGKTVNVEDFGFDIGGLEDTFGDIFGRRTRAQRGPLRGEDVEYVLEVGFEQAIHGTEVRMTINGEKLTVKIPAGVKDGSRIKVAGKGRPGMMGGHAGDLYIVTKIKPHLYFRRENDDIYIDVPITITEASLGAKVNIPTIDGKTLLIIPPGTQSGQKLRLTGKGVPHIKGIGRGDQYVIIRITAPKGLDEKSKGLLQEFQKLNPYDPRRDMGW; this comes from the coding sequence ATGGCCAAAAAAGACTACTACGAAATACTCGGGATTTCACGAGATGTAATAGAGGAGGATATAAAAAAGGCATACCGGGAGCTTGCCAAGAAATATCACCCGGACCTTCATCCTGGTGATAAGGCTATGGAGGCAAGGTTCAAGGAGATAAATGAGGCGTATGAGATTTTAAAAGACCCGAAAAAGCGGGAGCAGTATGACAGATTTGGCAACGCTGCATTTGAACCTGGATTTCAGGGCACAAGAACCTACACCTATCCTTGGGGATCCGGGGGCAAAACAGTTAATGTTGAGGATTTTGGTTTTGATATTGGAGGGCTGGAAGATACATTTGGCGATATATTTGGCAGAAGGACGAGGGCTCAAAGGGGGCCATTAAGGGGCGAAGATGTTGAATATGTATTAGAAGTAGGTTTTGAACAGGCAATACATGGCACAGAAGTAAGAATGACAATAAATGGTGAAAAATTAACGGTAAAAATACCTGCTGGAGTTAAAGACGGCTCAAGGATTAAAGTGGCCGGTAAGGGCAGGCCGGGAATGATGGGCGGACATGCTGGAGATTTATATATTGTAACAAAGATAAAACCCCATCTTTATTTCAGGAGAGAAAATGACGATATATATATTGATGTTCCGATAACCATAACAGAGGCATCCCTGGGCGCTAAAGTGAATATACCCACGATAGACGGAAAAACACTGCTTATAATCCCTCCTGGCACACAAAGCGGGCAAAAGTTGAGATTAACTGGCAAAGGAGTTCCGCATATAAAAGGTATAGGCAGAGGTGATCAATATGTTATAATAAGAATAACGGCCCCTAAGGGATTGGATGAAAAATCAAAAGGGCTGTTGCAGGAGTTTCAGAAATTGAATCCCTATGACCCGCGAAGGGACATGGGCTGGTGA
- the dnaK gene encoding molecular chaperone DnaK: protein MGKIIGIDLGTTNSVVAVMEGGEPKVIVNEEGSRITPSVVAFTRDGEVLVGQVAKRQAVTNPENTIFSIKRFMGRNYDEVNEEMKMVPYKVIKDEYGRAVVDVSNMKKRYTPPEISAFILQKLKKAAEAYLGEPVTEAVITVPAYFNDSQRQATKDAGKIAGLDVKRIINEPTASSLAYGLDKKKDETIAVYDFGGGTFDISMLDVGEGVFEVRATNGDTHLGGDNFDQKVIDWLIAEFKKDQGIDLSKDRMAIQRLKEAAEKAKIELSSTMETEMNLPFITADATGPKHLVMRLSRTKLEQLTEDLVERSHRPCEQALKDSGLKPADIDEVVLVGGMIRMPKIHQFVKEFFGKEPHKGVNPDEVVAIGAAIQAGVLAGDVKDVVLLDVTPLSLGIETLGGVLTKLINRNTTIPTKKKETFTTAADSQTQVEIHVLQGEREMARDNRTLGRFHLVGIPSAPRGIPQVEVTFDIDANGILNVSAKDMATAKEQRITITASSGLAKEEVEKMVKDAEVHAEDDRKRKEVIELRNQLDSIIYSTEKTLNEHKAKIPAADVQNIENAVAEGKKALEKEDVNDMKMALDNINKVSHKMAEVMYKAASQSAAAGQPDAAGAGAKKEGDVVEAEFVDEENKREDRPKG from the coding sequence ATGGGAAAGATTATCGGCATTGACCTTGGCACGACAAATTCTGTTGTTGCGGTTATGGAAGGGGGAGAGCCAAAGGTTATAGTAAATGAGGAAGGGAGCAGGATCACACCGTCTGTTGTTGCCTTTACAAGAGATGGCGAGGTTCTGGTAGGGCAGGTGGCAAAAAGGCAGGCTGTTACAAATCCTGAAAATACCATCTTTTCTATAAAGAGGTTTATGGGAAGGAATTATGACGAAGTAAACGAAGAGATGAAGATGGTTCCTTACAAGGTTATTAAGGATGAATACGGCAGGGCTGTTGTTGATGTTTCCAATATGAAAAAGAGATACACCCCTCCGGAGATTTCTGCGTTTATATTGCAGAAGCTTAAAAAGGCTGCCGAGGCATACCTTGGCGAGCCTGTTACAGAGGCTGTTATAACTGTGCCCGCATATTTTAATGACTCTCAGCGTCAGGCAACAAAGGATGCGGGAAAGATAGCAGGACTTGATGTAAAGAGGATTATAAACGAGCCGACAGCGTCTTCGCTTGCTTATGGATTGGATAAAAAGAAGGATGAGACTATTGCTGTTTATGACTTTGGCGGCGGCACATTTGATATATCCATGCTTGATGTCGGCGAAGGGGTGTTTGAGGTCAGGGCAACAAACGGGGATACGCATCTTGGCGGCGACAATTTTGATCAGAAGGTTATAGACTGGCTTATTGCGGAGTTTAAAAAGGATCAGGGCATAGACCTTTCAAAGGACAGGATGGCCATTCAGCGGTTAAAAGAGGCTGCTGAAAAGGCAAAGATAGAGCTTTCATCAACAATGGAGACAGAGATGAATCTTCCATTTATAACAGCAGACGCAACAGGGCCAAAGCATCTTGTCATGAGGCTTTCCAGGACAAAGCTTGAACAGCTTACAGAAGACCTTGTAGAGAGAAGCCACAGGCCATGCGAACAGGCATTAAAGGACTCTGGACTTAAACCTGCTGATATAGACGAGGTTGTTCTTGTGGGCGGCATGATAAGGATGCCGAAGATCCATCAGTTTGTTAAGGAGTTCTTCGGCAAAGAGCCGCATAAGGGCGTGAACCCTGATGAGGTCGTTGCAATTGGAGCAGCCATACAGGCAGGCGTTCTTGCAGGCGATGTTAAAGATGTTGTGCTTCTGGATGTTACGCCATTATCCCTCGGCATTGAAACCCTCGGCGGCGTGCTGACTAAGCTCATAAACCGCAATACAACCATACCTACAAAGAAGAAAGAGACATTTACAACAGCGGCAGACAGCCAGACGCAGGTGGAGATACATGTGCTTCAGGGTGAAAGGGAAATGGCAAGGGACAACAGGACATTAGGCCGCTTCCATCTTGTGGGTATCCCTTCTGCGCCGAGGGGCATCCCTCAGGTAGAGGTTACATTTGATATTGATGCAAACGGCATATTGAATGTGTCCGCAAAGGACATGGCAACAGCAAAGGAACAAAGGATTACCATTACAGCCTCCAGCGGCCTTGCAAAAGAGGAAGTGGAAAAGATGGTTAAGGATGCAGAGGTCCATGCAGAGGATGATAGAAAACGGAAAGAGGTTATTGAACTCAGAAATCAGCTTGACTCTATTATCTATTCAACAGAAAAAACCCTGAATGAGCACAAGGCTAAGATCCCTGCGGCAGATGTGCAGAATATTGAAAATGCCGTAGCAGAAGGCAAGAAGGCCCTTGAAAAAGAGGATGTTAACGATATGAAGATGGCGCTTGATAATATAAACAAGGTGTCTCACAAAATGGCAGAGGTTATGTATAAGGCGGCAAGCCAGTCTGCTGCTGCGGGTCAGCCGGACGCAGCAGGGGCCGGCGCGAAAAAAGAAGGAGATGTAGTAGAAGCAGAATTTGTTGATGAAGAGAATAAAAGAGAGGATAGACCGAAAGGATAG